The following proteins are co-located in the Microplitis demolitor isolate Queensland-Clemson2020A chromosome 3, iyMicDemo2.1a, whole genome shotgun sequence genome:
- the LOC103572680 gene encoding Bardet-Biedl syndrome 4 protein homolog: MNNNSLNNGVIPYQLIQRHQHNSTVGTNKKVPDILVIMNRNWALHRYYIRHQYQISASMIRKELIRSNERNEYATYIMGILYRKEGKIQESLYYFQKSYHMNSTKLSNVKQIAKSLFLLGNHAHAINIYSEALRIPNLSNWRVYYNIGECYLALHHIESAEKNLIKSTELTSHVTPYITLARIYIFKDELSKAIATYKSALVNCTIQNDVIAKLGLLYLKINDVLKAFHEFGKILSQDSVTSRAMLAVAYIIQIHREPEIAISKFKLAAQNFSESFQLWNNIGVCFYEKQKFLAAISCLKRAHYFNPTASSTACILGKVLILTSQFASAAIYLCSAVTGGTKNYIPLLLLSFALTALDDLEGAEQIIYKAHSLAPQNPAVLVNYAIILEARNNYEHALAILSQLNDISTITSVEPQITKAAQLLSRKMKKKGLH, from the exons ATGAACAATAATTCTCTAAATAATGGAGTTATTCCTTATCAGTTGATACAGCGTCACCAACACAATAGTACAGTTGGAACGAATAAAAAAG ttCCAGATATTCTAGTGATTATGAATCGCAACTGGGCGCTGCATCGATATTATATTCGACACCAGTATCAAATATCAGCAAGTATGATTCGAAAAGAATTAATACGATCTAATGAGAGGAATGAGTACGCTACTTACATAATG GGCATTTTATATAGAAAAGAAGGAAAAATTCAAgaatcattatattacttcCAAAAAAGTTATCATATGAATTCTACAAAGCTTTCCAATGTGAAGCAAATTGCGAAATCACT GTTCCTGTTAGGAAACCATGCTCATGCAATCAACATTTATTCAGAGGCCCTTCGAATTCCTAACCTTTCCAATTGGCGCGTGTATTATAATATTG GAGAATGTTATTTAGCATTGCATCATATTGAAAGTGCAGAAAAGAACTTAATAAAGTCTACGGAATTGACAAGCCATGTAACTCCTTATATAACTCTTGCCcgaatttatatattcaaagaTGAGCTGAGTAAAGCAATAGCAACTTATAAATCAGCACTAGT tAACTGCACTATACAGAATGATGTGATAGCAAAATTAGGACTTCTGTatctgaaaataaatgatgtgCTAAAAGCATTCCATGAATTTGGAAAGATACTATCACAGGACTCAGTAACGTCTAGGGCTATGCTTGCTGTAGCATATATAATAcag ATCCACCGAGAACCTGAAATCGCTATTTCCAAGTTTAAACTAGCCGCTCAGAATTTTTCAGAATCTTTTCAATTGTGGAACAATATTGGCGTTTGTTTCtatgaaaaacaaaagtttCTTGCA GCGATAAGTTGTTTGAAACGAGCTCACTATTTCAACCCTACAGCTTCGTCAACAGCTTGTATTTTGGGAAAAGTTCTCATACTTACAAGCCAGTTCGCCTCAGCGGCTATCTATTTATGTAGTGCAGTTACTGGAGGaactaaaaattacattcCACTTTTATTACTCAGTT TTGCTCTGACAGCATTAGATGACTTGGAAGGTGCAGAACAAATCATCTACAAAGCACATTCGTTGGCTCCTCAAAATCCAGCAGTTCTTGTGAATTATGCTATAATTCTTGAAGCTAGAAACAATTATGAGCATGCGTTGGCAATACTATCTCAACTTAATGATATATCGACTATAACTTCCGTTGAACCGCAG ATCACCAAGGCAGCTCAACTACTTTCCaggaaaatgaaaaagaaggGCCTTCACTAG